The following proteins are encoded in a genomic region of Coffea eugenioides isolate CCC68of chromosome 6, Ceug_1.0, whole genome shotgun sequence:
- the LOC113775050 gene encoding proteasome subunit beta type-6 encodes MDLNSGDLNSPLSTGTTIIGVTYNGGVVLGADSRTSTGMYVANRASDKITQLTDNVYLCRSGSAADTQTISDYVRYFLHQHTIQLGQPTTVKVAANLVRLLAYNNKNMLQAGLIVGGWDKYEGGKIYGVPLGGTIIEQPFAIGGSGSSYLYGFFDQAWKEGMTQEEAEQLVVKAVSLAIARDGASGGVVRTVTINSEGVARKFYPGDSLPLWHEELEPHESLLDILSTSNPEPMVS; translated from the exons ATGGACCTGAACTCAGGCGATCTCAATTCACCTCTTTCGACGGGGACCACCATAATCGGCGTTACCTACAACGGCGGCGTTGTCCTCGGCGCCGATTCTCGCACCAGCACCG GAATGTATGTGGCAAATAGGGCTTCTGATAAGATCACTCAGTTGACTGATAATGTCTACTTGTGCCGCTCCGGATCG GCTGCAGATACCCAAACTATCTCAGACTATGTTCGCTACTTTCTCCATCAACACAC GATACAACTTGGGCAACCTACAACTGTTAAAGTTGCTGCAAACCTTGTCAGATTGCTAGCCTATAATAACAAG AACATGCTACAAGCTGGCCTCATTGTGGGTGGATGGGACAAATATGAAGGAGGTAAAATATATGGAGTACCTCTTGGAGGTACAATTATTGAACAGCCTTTTGCTATTGGAG GATCGGGCTCTTCGTATTTGTATGGTTTTTTTGACCAAGCGTGGAAGGAAGGGATGACCCAAGAAGAAGCTGAG CAATTGGTGGTCAAAGCTGTTTCTCTTGCCATTGCTCGAGATGGTGCCAGTGGTGGTGTAGTTCGGACTGTGACT ATTAACTCCGAAGGAGTTGCTAGAAAGTTCTATCCTGGTGACTCGCTTCCCCTTTGGCATGAAGAATTAGAGCCCCACGAGTCACTGCTGGATATTCTGTCAACATCTAACCCTGAGCCAATGGTTAGTTGA
- the LOC113772829 gene encoding auxin response factor 19-like isoform X1, which translates to MKTPATGAGAPSAAALANPSEGEKKSINPELWQACAGPLVNLPAAGTHVVYFPQGHSEQVAASMKKDVDAQIPNYPNLPSKLLCLLHNVTLHADPETDEVYAQMTLQPVPEFDKDALLRSDLSTKANKPQTEFFCKTLTASDTSTHGGFSVPRRAAEKIFPSLDFTLQPPAQELVARDLHENLWTFRHIYRGQPKRHLLTTGWSLFVSGKRLFAGDSVLFIRDEKQQLLLGIRRANRQPTNLSSSVLSSDSMHIGILAAAAHAAANNSPFVVFYNPRASPSEFVIPLAKYYKAVCSNQISLGMRFRMMFETEESGTRRYMGTITGISDLDPLRWKNSQWRNLQVGWDESTAGERRNRVSIWEIEPVTAPFFICPTPSFFRPKRPRQPGMPDDDLSDLDSLFKRTMPWLGEDFGMKDPQALPGMSLVQWMNMQQNPSLANTAQPNYLHSLPGSVMQNIAGADLSRQLGLPAPQAPQQNTLQFAQRPTQQPQHLDQLQNLPASTLNPLGSIIQPQQQLPDISQQPRQPLINQSLPTCQVQAQLLQAQNLVQSQNVLQQQQQSSHQLQRSLSQNLQPLQPQQQQQLMCQNSQQNLLPSQSQDPISQKLNFSENPIQLQLLQKLHQQQQSLLAQQSAMQQPSQLTQLHDQQKPLLDAPPSFSRSLTSSQIQDVSQPIPTSIPQSHVIPQQITRTNSQNNLRFNQRTQQPKLQQQQSGVVPEVHGHVGHSLTATTNHLSATGSSLLTGTAGGGPSGITDDIPSCSTSPSTNNCPNGVQPSMNGRTHRGTAMGDEIAQPSAALLSSSGLETMSASGNLVKDLLQKPDVKPSLNVSKSQNQGFFAHQTYLNASGAQMEYLDTQSSATSVCLSQNDVQLPHGTNQMSFNSQPVLFRDTSQEVQADPRNNVSFGANIDNQFGMAMMPDSVSAKGMLGSGKDFSSNLDTGGGMISSYENPKETQPELSSSMVSQSFGVPDMTFNSIDSAINDGNFMNRGPWAPTQLPRMRTYTKVYKRGAVGRSIDITRYSGYEELKQDLARRFGIEGQLEDRQRIGWKLVYVDHENDVLLVGDDPWEEFVNCVRYIKILSPQEVQQMSLDGDFGNSVLPNQACSSSDGGNV; encoded by the exons ATGAAGACGCCGGCCACCGGCGCCGGAGCTCCGTCAGCTGCGGCCTTGGCCAATCCCTCTGAAG GTGAGAAGAAGAGTATAAACCCAGAGCTATGGCAAGCTTGTGCTGGTCCTCTGGTAAATTTGCCGGCCGCTGGGACCCATGTTGTCTACTTCCCTCAAGGCCATAGTGAACAG GTTGCGGCATCTATGAAAAAGGATGTAGATGCTCAAATTCCAAACTACCCAAATCTTCCCTCAAAGCTATTATGCCTCCTTCACAATGTCACACTGCAT GCGGATCCAGAAACAGACGAAGTATATGCCCAGATGACACTCCAACCGGTTCCTGAG TTTGATAAAGATGCATTGCTGAGGTCAGATTTGTCAACAAAGGCTAATAAGCCACAAACAGAATTCTTTTGTAAGACTTTGACAGCCAGTGATACAAGCACCCATGGAGGTTTCTCTGTTCCCCGCCGTGCAGCAGAGAAGATTTTTCCCTCTCTG GATTTTACACTGCAACCACCTGCTCAAGAGCTTGTGGCCAGGGACCTGCATGAAAATCTATGGACTTTTCGCCATATCTATCGCG GGCAACCAAAGCGTCACTTGCTTACCACTGGATGGAGTCTTTTTGTCAGTGGGAAGAGGCTTTTTGCTGGTGACTCGGTCTTGTTTATTAG GGATGAAAAGCAGCAACTACTCTTGGGCATTAGACGAGCTAATAGGCAACCTACCAACTTATCGTCATCAGTTCTGTCAAGTGACAGCATGCACATTGGGATCCTCGCTGCTGCAGCTCATGCAGCTGCTAACAATAGCCCATTCGTAGTCTTTTATAATCCAAG GGCTAGTCCGTCTGAATTTGTAATCCCTTTGGCCAAGTACTACAAAGCAGTTTGCAGTAATCAAATATCTCTTGGGATGCGGTTCAGAATGATGTTTGAAACTGAAGAATCAGGAACAAGAAG ATACATGGGTACAATAACAGGCATCAGTGATCTGGATCCTTTAAGGTGGAAGAACTCACAGTGGCGTAATTTGCAG GTTGGTTGGGATGAGTCGACTGCAGGAGAGAGACGTAATCGGGTATCAATTTGGGAGATTGAACCTGTAACGGCCCCATTTTTCATCTGTCCTACTCCCTCATTCTTTAGACCAAAGCGTCCTAGGCAACCTGGAATGCCAG ATGATGACTTGTCTGACCTAGACAGTCTATTCAAGAGGACAATGCCTTGGCTTGGGGAAGACTTTGGCATGAAGGATCCACAAGCACTCCCTGGTATGAGCTTAGTTCAGTGGATGAACATGCAGCAGAATCCGTCACTGGCTAACACAGCGCAgccaaattacttgcattcttTACCTGGGTCTGTTATGCAAAACATTGCTGGAGCAGATCTTTCACGCCAATTAGGTTTGCCAGCACCTCAAGCTCCTCAGCAAAACACCCTGCAGTTTGCACAGAGACCTACCCAGCAACCGCAGCACCTTGATCAACTGCAAAATCTTCCAGCTTCTACATTGAATCCATTAGGCTCAATAATTCAACCGCAACAGCAGCTGCCTGATATATCTCAGCAGCCGAGACAACCTTTAATTAATCAATCTTTGCCTACATGTCAAGTGCAAGCTCAACTTCTCCAGGCACAGAATCTTGTACAAAGTCAAAATGTCCTTCAACAACAGCAACAGTCGAGCCATCAGCTTCAAAGGAGCCTTTCTCAAAACTTGCAGCCTTTGCAGCCACAACAACAGCAGCAACTTATGTGTCAGAATTCACAGCAGAATTTATTGCCATCCCAGTCCCAGGACCCTATTagccaaaagttgaatttttctGAGAACCCAATCCAACTTCAACTTCTACAGAAGCTCCATCAGCAACAGCAATCTTTGTTGGCACAGCAATCTGCAATGCAGCAGCCTTCTCAACTCACCCAACTTCATGATCAACAAAAGCCACTCCTGGATGCACCTCCGAGCTTTTCCAGGTCATTGACGTCCAGTCAGATACAGGATGTATCCCAACCAATCCCCACCTCTATCCCACAGTCCCATGTTATCCCACAACAGATAACAAGAACCAATAGCCAAAATAATCTCCGCTTCAATCAACGGACTCAGCAACCAAAGCTTCAGCAGCAGCAATCTGGAGTGGTGCCTGAAGTCCATGGGCACGTTGGACACTCGCTAACTGCAACAACCAATCATCTCTCTGCCACTGGCAGCAGTTTACTGACAGGGACTGCTGGTGGAGGCCCTTCTGGGATCACTGATGATATTCCTTCTTGTTCAACTTCTCCATCCACAAATAACTGTCCAAATGGAGTTCAGCCAAGCATGAATGGCAGGACACACCGTGGTACAGCAATGGGGGATGAGATTGCCCAGCCTTCTGCAGCCCTGCTAAGTTCTAGTGGCCTAGAAACCATGTCTGCTAGTGGTAACTTAGTTAAAGATTTGCTGCAAAAACCTGATGTTAAGCCTTCATTGAACGTCTCCAAGAGTCAGAACCAAGGATTTTTTGCTCATCAAACCTACCTTAATGCTTCAGGAGCACAAATGGAATATTTGGATACTCAATCTTCGGCAACTTCAGTCTGTCTTTCTCAAAATGATGTCCAGTTACCACATGGAACCAATCAAATGTCTTTCAATTCTCAGCCAGTGTTGTTCAGAGACACGAGTCAAGAAGTTCAGGCTGATCCAAGAAATAATGTTTCTTTCGGGGCTAACATTGACAACCAATTTGGGATGGCAATGATGCCCGATTCTGTATCTGCAAAGGGAATGTTGGGATCTGGTAAGGACTTCTCAAGTAATCTTGACACTGGAGGTGGAATGATTTCCAGCTATGAGAATCCCAAGGAAACTCAGCCTGAGCTTTCATCATCAATGGTTTCTCAGTCATTTGGAGTACCAGATATGACATTTAATTCAATTGATTCAGCCATAAATGACGGTAACTTCATGAATAGAGGTCCCTGGGCTCCAACGCAGTTACCTCGCATGCGGACATATACCAAG GTTTATAAACGTGGAGCTGTTGGGAGATCAATAGATATTACACGTTACTCAGGCTATGAAGAGCTTAAACAAGATCTAGCTCGAAGGTTTGGCATAGAGGGGCAACTGGAGGACAGGCAGAGGATAGGTTGGAAACTTGTGTACGTGGATCATGAAAATGATGTTCTGCTAGTTGGTGATGACCCTTGGGA GGAATTTGTGAACTGTGTCCGCTACATTAAGATTCTTTCTCCTCAAGAAGTTCAGCAGATGAGCTTGGATGGAGATTTTGGGAATAGTGTCCTCCCAAATCAAGCTTGTAGCAGCTCAGATGGTGGGAATGTGTAA
- the LOC113772829 gene encoding auxin response factor 19-like isoform X2 gives MKTPATGAGAPSAAALANPSEGEKKSINPELWQACAGPLVNLPAAGTHVVYFPQGHSEQVAASMKKDVDAQIPNYPNLPSKLLCLLHNVTLHADPETDEVYAQMTLQPVPEFDKDALLRSDLSTKANKPQTEFFCKTLTASDTSTHGGFSVPRRAAEKIFPSLDFTLQPPAQELVARDLHENLWTFRHIYRGQPKRHLLTTGWSLFVSGKRLFAGDSVLFIRDEKQQLLLGIRRANRQPTNLSSSVLSSDSMHIGILAAAAHAAANNSPFVVFYNPRASPSEFVIPLAKYYKAVCSNQISLGMRFRMMFETEESGTRRYMGTITGISDLDPLRWKNSQWRNLQVGWDESTAGERRNRVSIWEIEPVTAPFFICPTPSFFRPKRPRQPGMPDDDLSDLDSLFKRTMPWLGEDFGMKDPQALPGMSLVQWMNMQQNPSLANTAQPNYLHSLPGSVMQNIAGADLSRQLGLPAPQAPQQNTLQFAQRPTQQPQHLDQLQNLPASTLNPLGSIIQPQQQLPDISQQPRQPLINQSLPTCQVQAQLLQAQNLVQSQNVLQQQQQSSHQLQRSLSQNLQPLQPQQQQQLMCQNSQQNLLPSQSQDPISQKLNFSENPIQLQLLQKLHQQQQSLLAQQSAMQQPSQLTQLHDQQKPLLDAPPSFSRSLTSSQIQDVSQPIPTSIPQSHVIPQQITRTNSQNNLRFNQRTQQPKLQQQQSGVVPEVHGHVGHSLTATTNHLSATGSSLLTGTAGGGPSGITDDIPSCSTSPSTNNCPNGVQPSMNGRTHRGTAMGDEIAQPSAALLSSSGLETMSASGAQMEYLDTQSSATSVCLSQNDVQLPHGTNQMSFNSQPVLFRDTSQEVQADPRNNVSFGANIDNQFGMAMMPDSVSAKGMLGSGKDFSSNLDTGGGMISSYENPKETQPELSSSMVSQSFGVPDMTFNSIDSAINDGNFMNRGPWAPTQLPRMRTYTKVYKRGAVGRSIDITRYSGYEELKQDLARRFGIEGQLEDRQRIGWKLVYVDHENDVLLVGDDPWEEFVNCVRYIKILSPQEVQQMSLDGDFGNSVLPNQACSSSDGGNV, from the exons ATGAAGACGCCGGCCACCGGCGCCGGAGCTCCGTCAGCTGCGGCCTTGGCCAATCCCTCTGAAG GTGAGAAGAAGAGTATAAACCCAGAGCTATGGCAAGCTTGTGCTGGTCCTCTGGTAAATTTGCCGGCCGCTGGGACCCATGTTGTCTACTTCCCTCAAGGCCATAGTGAACAG GTTGCGGCATCTATGAAAAAGGATGTAGATGCTCAAATTCCAAACTACCCAAATCTTCCCTCAAAGCTATTATGCCTCCTTCACAATGTCACACTGCAT GCGGATCCAGAAACAGACGAAGTATATGCCCAGATGACACTCCAACCGGTTCCTGAG TTTGATAAAGATGCATTGCTGAGGTCAGATTTGTCAACAAAGGCTAATAAGCCACAAACAGAATTCTTTTGTAAGACTTTGACAGCCAGTGATACAAGCACCCATGGAGGTTTCTCTGTTCCCCGCCGTGCAGCAGAGAAGATTTTTCCCTCTCTG GATTTTACACTGCAACCACCTGCTCAAGAGCTTGTGGCCAGGGACCTGCATGAAAATCTATGGACTTTTCGCCATATCTATCGCG GGCAACCAAAGCGTCACTTGCTTACCACTGGATGGAGTCTTTTTGTCAGTGGGAAGAGGCTTTTTGCTGGTGACTCGGTCTTGTTTATTAG GGATGAAAAGCAGCAACTACTCTTGGGCATTAGACGAGCTAATAGGCAACCTACCAACTTATCGTCATCAGTTCTGTCAAGTGACAGCATGCACATTGGGATCCTCGCTGCTGCAGCTCATGCAGCTGCTAACAATAGCCCATTCGTAGTCTTTTATAATCCAAG GGCTAGTCCGTCTGAATTTGTAATCCCTTTGGCCAAGTACTACAAAGCAGTTTGCAGTAATCAAATATCTCTTGGGATGCGGTTCAGAATGATGTTTGAAACTGAAGAATCAGGAACAAGAAG ATACATGGGTACAATAACAGGCATCAGTGATCTGGATCCTTTAAGGTGGAAGAACTCACAGTGGCGTAATTTGCAG GTTGGTTGGGATGAGTCGACTGCAGGAGAGAGACGTAATCGGGTATCAATTTGGGAGATTGAACCTGTAACGGCCCCATTTTTCATCTGTCCTACTCCCTCATTCTTTAGACCAAAGCGTCCTAGGCAACCTGGAATGCCAG ATGATGACTTGTCTGACCTAGACAGTCTATTCAAGAGGACAATGCCTTGGCTTGGGGAAGACTTTGGCATGAAGGATCCACAAGCACTCCCTGGTATGAGCTTAGTTCAGTGGATGAACATGCAGCAGAATCCGTCACTGGCTAACACAGCGCAgccaaattacttgcattcttTACCTGGGTCTGTTATGCAAAACATTGCTGGAGCAGATCTTTCACGCCAATTAGGTTTGCCAGCACCTCAAGCTCCTCAGCAAAACACCCTGCAGTTTGCACAGAGACCTACCCAGCAACCGCAGCACCTTGATCAACTGCAAAATCTTCCAGCTTCTACATTGAATCCATTAGGCTCAATAATTCAACCGCAACAGCAGCTGCCTGATATATCTCAGCAGCCGAGACAACCTTTAATTAATCAATCTTTGCCTACATGTCAAGTGCAAGCTCAACTTCTCCAGGCACAGAATCTTGTACAAAGTCAAAATGTCCTTCAACAACAGCAACAGTCGAGCCATCAGCTTCAAAGGAGCCTTTCTCAAAACTTGCAGCCTTTGCAGCCACAACAACAGCAGCAACTTATGTGTCAGAATTCACAGCAGAATTTATTGCCATCCCAGTCCCAGGACCCTATTagccaaaagttgaatttttctGAGAACCCAATCCAACTTCAACTTCTACAGAAGCTCCATCAGCAACAGCAATCTTTGTTGGCACAGCAATCTGCAATGCAGCAGCCTTCTCAACTCACCCAACTTCATGATCAACAAAAGCCACTCCTGGATGCACCTCCGAGCTTTTCCAGGTCATTGACGTCCAGTCAGATACAGGATGTATCCCAACCAATCCCCACCTCTATCCCACAGTCCCATGTTATCCCACAACAGATAACAAGAACCAATAGCCAAAATAATCTCCGCTTCAATCAACGGACTCAGCAACCAAAGCTTCAGCAGCAGCAATCTGGAGTGGTGCCTGAAGTCCATGGGCACGTTGGACACTCGCTAACTGCAACAACCAATCATCTCTCTGCCACTGGCAGCAGTTTACTGACAGGGACTGCTGGTGGAGGCCCTTCTGGGATCACTGATGATATTCCTTCTTGTTCAACTTCTCCATCCACAAATAACTGTCCAAATGGAGTTCAGCCAAGCATGAATGGCAGGACACACCGTGGTACAGCAATGGGGGATGAGATTGCCCAGCCTTCTGCAGCCCTGCTAAGTTCTAGTGGCCTAGAAACCATGTCTGCTAGTG GAGCACAAATGGAATATTTGGATACTCAATCTTCGGCAACTTCAGTCTGTCTTTCTCAAAATGATGTCCAGTTACCACATGGAACCAATCAAATGTCTTTCAATTCTCAGCCAGTGTTGTTCAGAGACACGAGTCAAGAAGTTCAGGCTGATCCAAGAAATAATGTTTCTTTCGGGGCTAACATTGACAACCAATTTGGGATGGCAATGATGCCCGATTCTGTATCTGCAAAGGGAATGTTGGGATCTGGTAAGGACTTCTCAAGTAATCTTGACACTGGAGGTGGAATGATTTCCAGCTATGAGAATCCCAAGGAAACTCAGCCTGAGCTTTCATCATCAATGGTTTCTCAGTCATTTGGAGTACCAGATATGACATTTAATTCAATTGATTCAGCCATAAATGACGGTAACTTCATGAATAGAGGTCCCTGGGCTCCAACGCAGTTACCTCGCATGCGGACATATACCAAG GTTTATAAACGTGGAGCTGTTGGGAGATCAATAGATATTACACGTTACTCAGGCTATGAAGAGCTTAAACAAGATCTAGCTCGAAGGTTTGGCATAGAGGGGCAACTGGAGGACAGGCAGAGGATAGGTTGGAAACTTGTGTACGTGGATCATGAAAATGATGTTCTGCTAGTTGGTGATGACCCTTGGGA GGAATTTGTGAACTGTGTCCGCTACATTAAGATTCTTTCTCCTCAAGAAGTTCAGCAGATGAGCTTGGATGGAGATTTTGGGAATAGTGTCCTCCCAAATCAAGCTTGTAGCAGCTCAGATGGTGGGAATGTGTAA